In a single window of the Bacillus clarus genome:
- a CDS encoding Nif3-like dinuclear metal center hexameric protein: MPALKEIQYALDYLFQIKKYGKDGAFSRFIPAVYNPIQFPWQQFFEEDFVELFNGLMIRGAENVNTVFLAVFPTDDVLEKFISQSKPGDLLFMHHPLVMECGDPLGKSGRGFIPIKPHYLQAIKDKNLSIYTCHSPMDYNQTYGTSISIAKALQATVIDGFACSGPENEPVGLICEIDETSTTSLQQHLKKLFHIPYVDFEGQHHDSIKKIAIIAGCGDVVSLMKEAEEKGAEAYIAGEIHCHIDNEYGRHKYSLIMDYVKETNMSLIGVSHSASEYLVKKTLMHDWFKENFDVNITFLPQEKWWY; this comes from the coding sequence ATGCCAGCCTTAAAAGAAATACAATACGCTCTTGATTATTTATTTCAAATTAAAAAATACGGAAAAGACGGTGCCTTTAGCCGATTTATTCCAGCTGTATATAATCCAATCCAGTTTCCATGGCAGCAATTTTTCGAAGAGGATTTTGTTGAACTATTTAACGGTCTTATGATCCGCGGCGCTGAAAATGTAAACACAGTCTTTTTAGCTGTATTCCCAACAGATGATGTTCTTGAAAAGTTCATTTCACAATCAAAGCCAGGCGATTTACTCTTTATGCACCATCCACTCGTTATGGAATGCGGTGATCCACTTGGGAAATCTGGACGTGGATTTATCCCAATTAAGCCGCACTATTTACAAGCTATAAAAGATAAAAATTTATCTATTTACACATGTCACAGCCCGATGGATTACAATCAGACATATGGAACAAGTATATCAATAGCAAAAGCATTACAGGCTACTGTCATTGATGGATTTGCTTGCAGTGGCCCTGAAAACGAGCCAGTCGGTCTCATCTGTGAAATAGATGAGACATCAACTACGAGCCTCCAACAACATCTAAAGAAGCTTTTCCACATCCCATACGTAGATTTCGAAGGCCAACATCATGATTCCATCAAAAAAATTGCAATTATTGCTGGCTGCGGCGATGTCGTGTCTTTAATGAAAGAAGCAGAAGAAAAAGGTGCTGAAGCTTACATTGCAGGAGAAATCCATTGTCATATTGATAACGAATACGGCAGACATAAATATTCACTCATTATGGATTATGTGAAAGAAACAAATATGTCACTCATCGGTGTATCCCACTCTGCTTCCGAATATTTAGTTAAAAAAACATTAATGCATGATTGGTTTAAAGAAAATTTTGATGTAAATATTACTTTCCTTCCACAAGAGAAGTGGTGGTATTGA
- a CDS encoding LTA synthase family protein, protein MKYESALYHLPRKSILISTIISGMVTLLIATMFFMILKFFNLDMMKDFLNQKFILSITIILMWIIVLYVTHLSKRETVEFRPSIRVHLILFLIAHTVALFYIVLQVNIDFLEAINWIYNYNGQFILSFIVIYAIYILVYNLLGKVFLSVRLTSYTLIFLAIVNYLKLLFRGEPLYPSDFTQITHLQSVIPMVIDYFNWKHILIAIVCIMVCIALCMYIRKYIKEASVHFMTRILFVIGSIFVLYAYSNYTNTFMNKLFQKWGIEFILWDQTGNYAENGLVLGFISNLDTTVIEKSKEYSKENILQIVNDIKKQYGGNVGKQKQTEKPNIIFIMSEAFWDPTKLTNLSFSEDPVPNLHQYIENFPGGQTISPTFGGNTANTEFEALTGYSMSLLKPGSIPYQQVVTNKKEIPSITSTLKKEGYYASAIHSFGRSFFKRDDVYNVLGFDQFNSQDKMKNTEIDGDYISDLSMSKEIIAELKKREQPTFIHAVTMQNHFPFTPGRFGVNKVEISGLEEEAKAELETYTEGLRRSDEALQYLIEQLDDLDRPTLLVFFGDHLPSLGTNKSLYKEAGYITNEKTPSERLAMAETPLLMYGNFDLPNDNLGLVSPIYFSNLVLDYAGLNKSPFYQFLSDLYLEIPALREELKVGKDGEVIKNLTAKQQEMLKQYKFIQYDLLVGKQYSKDILFK, encoded by the coding sequence TTGAAGTATGAGTCTGCACTTTATCATCTTCCGAGAAAAAGTATATTAATTTCTACCATCATAAGTGGTATGGTGACCTTATTAATAGCAACTATGTTTTTTATGATTTTAAAGTTTTTTAATTTAGATATGATGAAAGACTTTTTAAATCAAAAGTTTATTTTAAGCATAACGATTATTTTAATGTGGATTATCGTACTATATGTTACACATTTAAGTAAAAGGGAAACGGTTGAATTTAGGCCGTCCATTCGAGTTCATCTTATATTATTTTTGATAGCTCATACAGTAGCTTTATTTTATATTGTTCTACAAGTTAATATAGATTTCTTAGAAGCGATTAACTGGATTTACAATTATAATGGGCAGTTTATATTGAGCTTCATAGTAATCTATGCGATATATATTCTTGTGTATAACTTACTAGGAAAAGTCTTTTTAAGTGTTAGATTAACGAGCTACACCTTGATTTTTTTAGCTATTGTAAACTACTTAAAGCTTCTTTTCAGAGGAGAGCCACTATATCCTTCTGATTTTACACAAATTACACATTTACAATCCGTTATACCGATGGTTATAGATTATTTTAATTGGAAACATATTCTTATAGCTATTGTTTGTATTATGGTATGTATTGCGTTATGTATGTATATTCGGAAGTATATTAAAGAGGCAAGTGTCCATTTTATGACAAGAATCCTTTTCGTTATAGGATCAATTTTTGTGCTATATGCTTATAGTAATTACACAAATACATTTATGAATAAACTGTTTCAAAAATGGGGCATAGAATTTATTTTGTGGGATCAGACGGGAAACTATGCTGAAAATGGTCTCGTTTTAGGCTTTATCAGTAATTTAGATACAACAGTGATTGAAAAGTCAAAAGAATATTCTAAAGAAAATATACTTCAAATCGTAAATGATATAAAGAAACAGTATGGTGGTAACGTAGGGAAACAAAAACAGACAGAGAAACCAAATATTATATTTATTATGAGTGAGGCTTTTTGGGATCCGACGAAATTAACAAATCTTTCGTTTAGTGAAGACCCTGTTCCAAATTTGCATCAGTATATAGAAAACTTTCCAGGTGGACAAACAATATCCCCTACATTTGGAGGAAATACTGCCAATACAGAGTTTGAAGCATTAACAGGTTATTCAATGAGTTTGTTAAAGCCAGGTTCTATTCCATACCAACAAGTTGTTACAAATAAGAAAGAGATCCCATCGATTACTAGTACGTTGAAAAAAGAAGGGTACTATGCCAGTGCCATCCATTCTTTTGGTCGATCGTTCTTTAAACGAGATGATGTATACAATGTGTTAGGATTCGATCAATTCAATTCGCAAGATAAGATGAAAAATACAGAAATAGATGGAGATTATATTAGCGATTTATCAATGAGTAAGGAAATAATAGCCGAATTGAAGAAGAGGGAACAGCCTACATTTATTCATGCAGTGACGATGCAAAATCATTTCCCATTTACTCCAGGGAGATTTGGAGTAAATAAAGTAGAAATTAGTGGATTAGAAGAAGAGGCGAAGGCGGAATTAGAGACTTATACAGAAGGTTTAAGACGTTCAGATGAAGCGCTTCAATATTTAATAGAGCAATTGGATGATTTAGATAGACCTACATTATTGGTGTTCTTTGGAGATCATTTGCCGTCATTAGGAACGAATAAATCCCTTTATAAAGAGGCTGGATATATAACAAATGAAAAAACTCCAAGTGAACGATTAGCCATGGCAGAAACGCCGTTATTAATGTATGGAAACTTTGATTTACCAAATGACAATTTAGGCTTAGTAAGCCCAATTTATTTCTCAAACCTTGTTCTTGATTACGCAGGGTTAAATAAATCACCATTCTATCAATTTTTATCAGATTTATATCTAGAAATACCAGCACTTCGAGAGGAATTGAAGGTAGGAAAAGATGGAGAAGTGATAAAAAATTTAACAGCTAAACAGCAAGAAATGTTGAAACAATATAAATTTATTCAGTACGATTTACTAGTTGGGAAACAGTATAGTAAGGACATATTATTTAAATAG
- a CDS encoding ATP-binding protein translates to MREGFISYKEEKGNAKIFLWVLHVILIVYEVAYAIILEDKMPLVNWHKGIWKIAYIMTILGISVYLFERGKAHLVKYTYLFAYMGAEIFNFGWYVFHNKVAFDEGNVIEFIFIFFVPIFLSKRYVFFLSPFIIGKYMIYLLVFGEMNVLVSLVIYGVLLLVSYMILNRFLQYLSAVKKSIAEAGQSQKLAVVGKMAATVGHEIKNPLASLKGFTQLQKEKYANDSTYEQMIFEIDNMNNMISELMEVASCKPSVYEKHIVSDVVLQAIADMRKKMDALNIRFIFNAEHNRSEVECDKRKLKGVFLYVIKNALEAMEHGGTLQIQIEDKKREHVIISVIDNGQGIKKENLGRITEAFYTTKQDKIGLGLTVVQRIITEHLGELHISSEITKGTRVNILLPKKHESNAIQE, encoded by the coding sequence GTGAGAGAGGGGTTTATATCATATAAAGAAGAAAAAGGGAATGCTAAGATTTTCTTATGGGTATTACATGTTATTTTGATTGTATATGAAGTTGCATATGCAATTATATTAGAAGATAAAATGCCTTTAGTGAATTGGCATAAAGGGATATGGAAGATTGCATATATTATGACCATATTAGGCATTAGTGTTTATTTATTCGAAAGAGGAAAGGCACATTTAGTTAAATATACATATTTATTTGCATATATGGGGGCAGAGATTTTTAATTTTGGATGGTATGTATTTCATAATAAAGTGGCATTTGATGAAGGTAATGTGATCGAGTTTATTTTTATATTCTTCGTACCCATTTTTTTGAGTAAACGATATGTATTCTTCTTATCTCCATTTATTATAGGGAAATATATGATATATCTATTGGTATTTGGAGAAATGAATGTATTAGTATCGCTCGTTATATATGGGGTGTTACTTCTTGTATCATATATGATTTTAAATCGCTTTTTGCAATATCTTTCAGCAGTAAAGAAAAGTATTGCGGAGGCTGGTCAATCACAGAAGCTGGCAGTTGTCGGGAAAATGGCAGCGACAGTTGGGCATGAAATTAAAAATCCACTTGCTTCGTTGAAAGGCTTTACGCAATTGCAAAAAGAGAAGTATGCAAATGATTCAACATATGAGCAAATGATTTTTGAAATAGATAATATGAATAATATGATCAGTGAATTGATGGAAGTTGCTAGCTGTAAGCCATCCGTTTATGAAAAACATATTGTAAGTGACGTTGTATTACAAGCAATCGCAGATATGCGTAAAAAAATGGACGCATTAAATATAAGGTTCATTTTTAATGCGGAGCATAATAGAAGTGAAGTTGAATGTGATAAACGTAAATTAAAAGGAGTATTTTTATATGTCATAAAAAATGCTCTAGAGGCAATGGAACATGGTGGGACATTACAAATACAAATAGAAGATAAAAAACGAGAGCACGTAATTATAAGTGTAATAGATAATGGTCAAGGTATAAAAAAAGAGAACTTAGGACGAATTACAGAAGCTTTCTATACGACGAAACAAGATAAAATTGGATTAGGTCTTACAGTAGTGCAGCGAATTATTACAGAGCATCTTGGCGAATTACATATTTCTAGTGAAATAACAAAAGGGACAAGAGTAAATATTTTACTTCCGAAAAAGCATGAAAGTAACGCGATACAAGAGTAA
- a CDS encoding ATP synthase subunit I produces MISMSLRAFKIQMYYLLGVMLIGWALTPFSAHFLGAGIGLIVSMYCVWILGRRIEKLGESIVKKTKAPTLGMFNRFAAAILGAIIMYEIEHHMVMWAFAVGIMGGYFLIIINLGYYSMKDEKN; encoded by the coding sequence ATGATTAGTATGTCACTAAGGGCGTTTAAAATTCAAATGTATTATTTGCTAGGCGTAATGTTAATAGGTTGGGCGCTGACACCTTTTTCAGCACATTTTTTAGGTGCAGGAATCGGGCTTATTGTCAGTATGTATTGCGTTTGGATTTTAGGAAGACGTATTGAAAAGCTTGGAGAGAGCATTGTAAAAAAGACGAAGGCACCAACACTTGGTATGTTTAATCGCTTCGCAGCAGCGATACTGGGTGCAATTATTATGTATGAAATCGAGCACCATATGGTTATGTGGGCATTTGCAGTTGGGATTATGGGTGGTTATTTCTTGATCATTATTAATTTAGGATATTACAGTATGAAAGATGAAAAGAACTAA
- a CDS encoding iron-sulfur cluster biosynthesis family protein — translation MYVTVTDAAYKKIMDTIPSEAKYIKLFYDNEGCGCVMSGIIDLVAVSEKDERDVDIESNALNFIADRTKLVFMDDKLTVDLHQSGGHFQLKSPSQFYNPNMKLHIRV, via the coding sequence ATGTACGTTACTGTAACAGATGCAGCATATAAAAAGATTATGGATACGATTCCAAGTGAAGCGAAATATATAAAGCTATTTTATGATAATGAAGGTTGCGGTTGTGTCATGAGCGGGATTATTGATTTAGTAGCCGTATCGGAGAAAGATGAGCGTGATGTAGATATTGAATCAAACGCATTAAACTTTATTGCAGACCGCACGAAGCTTGTATTTATGGATGATAAGTTAACTGTTGATTTACATCAATCTGGGGGGCATTTTCAACTGAAGAGCCCGAGTCAGTTTTATAATCCTAATATGAAGCTTCATATTAGAGTATAA
- a CDS encoding MFS transporter, translated as MIGLTVFVIASLFCAIASSSNFLIIARILQGIGAALFMPSSLSLLAISYPDEKQRAKMFGVWSAIVSISSGMGPFVSGILVQTFGWRSIFIINLPIGIIGIFMAYCMISPSTRQHIKLNLFNHALGIITLASLAFSLIEGPSYGWISPQIVEGFSITIIAASLFVIAEHSSKQPIIPFSLFHDRQFSSANIIGFLINFSLFGGIFMFSLFLQYARNASPFLAGIQLLPMMAVFVFGNLLFAKLTTRFGSKSPLLISLLIASFGSFLLTFISPNIPYWLLATIYAIINFSIGVSVPAMTTIVMQAAGHEHGNIAGATLNVNRQVGALVGVAIMGSTLTQSSSWYIGTSHGFFAMGVCYFIGCLLVQCFMKND; from the coding sequence TTGATTGGTTTAACCGTTTTTGTTATTGCCTCTCTCTTTTGTGCTATCGCATCATCAAGTAATTTTCTTATCATCGCAAGGATTTTACAAGGTATAGGCGCAGCTTTATTTATGCCCAGTTCCCTCAGCCTTCTAGCAATCTCTTATCCGGATGAAAAACAAAGAGCGAAAATGTTTGGGGTATGGTCAGCTATCGTTTCAATATCTTCAGGAATGGGTCCTTTCGTTAGTGGCATTTTAGTTCAAACATTCGGATGGAGAAGTATTTTTATTATTAATTTGCCAATTGGCATAATTGGTATTTTCATGGCTTACTGTATGATTTCTCCTTCAACACGTCAGCACATAAAGCTAAATCTTTTTAACCACGCCTTAGGAATTATTACATTAGCAAGTCTAGCTTTTAGTTTAATTGAAGGGCCTTCCTACGGATGGATTTCTCCCCAAATAGTAGAGGGATTTTCGATTACCATTATAGCTGCTAGTTTATTTGTCATTGCGGAACATAGTTCGAAACAACCAATTATTCCATTCTCTTTATTTCATGACCGACAATTTTCTTCTGCAAATATAATTGGCTTTTTAATTAACTTTTCCTTATTTGGTGGCATCTTTATGTTTAGCTTATTTCTGCAATATGCAAGAAATGCTTCTCCTTTTTTAGCTGGAATTCAGCTATTACCGATGATGGCCGTCTTTGTATTTGGAAACTTGCTTTTCGCAAAACTAACAACTCGATTTGGTTCTAAATCACCATTACTTATTTCTCTTCTCATTGCTAGTTTTGGTTCATTTTTATTAACTTTTATTTCTCCTAATATACCCTATTGGTTATTAGCAACTATATATGCCATTATAAATTTTAGCATTGGTGTATCTGTTCCAGCTATGACTACAATCGTGATGCAAGCAGCTGGCCATGAACATGGAAATATCGCAGGAGCAACTTTGAATGTGAATCGCCAAGTTGGTGCTTTAGTTGGGGTTGCGATTATGGGAAGCACTCTTACCCAATCTTCTTCATGGTATATCGGCACTAGCCATGGCTTCTTCGCAATGGGAGTATGCTATTTCATTGGTTGCTTACTCGTTCAGTGTTTTATGAAAAATGATTGA
- a CDS encoding ATP-binding protein, whose translation MNKGYIFEKEEIKALKIFLSLFFIIFFVYDFAEKLIVLLKGEGKESAEIFMEGLGPWLYASMILLFFTGIYFMKWKNPFIVKYIILIGYNVLDFIHNFLIYYGSDTEFDGGNIVEGFLILFAPIFVNKRYFWLVAGVIVGKYALMGLVVKSFIIVIPIALCSVFAIICWIILLRFQSYIRTLEMMDKEIQKTEKLATIGKMATVIGYKIRRPLVKLKELIVSQGEKYPEDKIYSEIMKQEVERINTIATELMGFEKSKLLESDTHHIKDILNYVIQIIEKSALEQGVKIDAIYNKDIPLITCDEKKLKQVFLNLIKNAIEAMSIGGTITVEARGEEKVLIVQIQDEGCGIPKDKISTLNEAFYTTKEHGTGLGLVVTDKIIKDHRGTLRFDSEVGVGTTVEVVLPI comes from the coding sequence ATGAATAAAGGCTATATATTTGAAAAGGAAGAAATAAAGGCATTAAAGATATTTTTAAGTTTATTTTTTATCATATTCTTTGTATATGACTTTGCTGAAAAGTTGATCGTCCTTTTAAAGGGAGAAGGAAAAGAATCGGCAGAAATTTTCATGGAAGGTTTAGGTCCATGGTTATATGCTTCGATGATTTTATTATTCTTTACCGGAATATATTTTATGAAGTGGAAAAATCCATTTATTGTGAAGTATATTATTTTGATTGGCTACAATGTACTGGATTTTATTCATAATTTCCTTATTTATTATGGAAGTGATACTGAATTTGACGGTGGAAATATAGTAGAAGGATTTTTAATTTTATTCGCACCAATCTTTGTGAATAAAAGATATTTTTGGTTAGTGGCAGGAGTGATTGTAGGAAAATATGCGCTTATGGGCCTAGTTGTAAAATCTTTTATTATAGTTATCCCGATAGCGCTTTGTAGTGTATTTGCGATAATATGCTGGATTATACTTTTAAGATTTCAATCTTACATTCGTACACTTGAAATGATGGATAAAGAGATTCAGAAAACAGAGAAGTTGGCCACGATTGGAAAAATGGCAACGGTAATTGGATATAAAATTAGAAGACCGTTAGTGAAATTAAAAGAACTTATTGTAAGTCAGGGAGAAAAATATCCTGAGGATAAGATTTATAGTGAGATTATGAAGCAGGAAGTCGAGAGAATAAATACAATTGCGACGGAACTTATGGGATTTGAGAAATCTAAATTACTAGAATCAGACACTCATCATATAAAAGATATTTTGAACTATGTAATTCAAATTATAGAGAAATCAGCTTTGGAACAAGGGGTAAAAATTGATGCGATTTATAATAAAGATATCCCTTTGATTACATGTGATGAGAAGAAATTGAAACAAGTATTTTTAAATTTAATAAAAAATGCGATTGAAGCAATGTCAATTGGTGGAACGATTACTGTGGAAGCGAGGGGAGAAGAAAAGGTACTTATTGTGCAAATTCAAGACGAAGGCTGCGGTATTCCAAAGGATAAAATTTCAACTTTAAATGAAGCTTTCTATACGACGAAAGAACATGGAACAGGATTAGGATTAGTCGTGACAGATAAAATTATTAAAGATCATCGGGGAACACTGCGATTTGATAGTGAAGTTGGAGTTGGAACAACTGTTGAGGTTGTGTTGCCGATTTAA
- a CDS encoding DMT family transporter: MRRWGIELLIVSVVIIWGINYTIAKYGLIEFTAIEFTALRMMAAAPLLLLLTFYNEKSLYMERRDMPRLIMVSVVGIVLYQTLFMETVKYTSATNASLLISISPIFTTLFAISFKQEKFSSRKLIGSIVACAGTALVLLAGHSFAGSFYGNGIGLITSICWGLYPILAGPLIKKYSALRVTAWSAVVGAIPLAVLSGLQIFSLPFHITKGMTWFALLYSIFFVTVFGLVMWYVGVQKIGASHTMVYMYMTPLVAVLFAAVWAKEYISLQQIIGGIIIFFGLWLVKSEKAEDVSTLQEPISK; the protein is encoded by the coding sequence ATGAGAAGATGGGGAATTGAATTATTAATTGTAAGCGTCGTTATTATTTGGGGAATCAATTATACAATTGCGAAATATGGACTTATAGAATTTACGGCGATTGAGTTTACGGCACTTCGTATGATGGCAGCGGCGCCGTTATTGTTACTGCTTACATTTTATAATGAAAAGTCGTTGTATATGGAGAGAAGGGATATGCCGAGACTAATCATGGTCAGCGTTGTTGGCATTGTACTGTATCAAACGTTATTTATGGAAACTGTGAAATATACATCCGCTACAAATGCTTCTTTACTCATTTCTATTTCACCCATTTTTACAACCTTATTTGCGATTTCATTTAAACAAGAAAAGTTTTCTTCGCGAAAGTTGATTGGTTCTATTGTGGCCTGCGCTGGTACAGCCCTTGTGTTACTAGCGGGACATTCATTCGCTGGTTCATTCTATGGAAACGGAATTGGGCTTATTACATCAATATGCTGGGGGCTTTATCCTATATTAGCAGGCCCGCTTATAAAAAAATATTCGGCACTTCGGGTAACCGCATGGTCAGCAGTTGTTGGGGCAATACCTCTTGCGGTATTAAGTGGTCTACAGATTTTTTCACTGCCATTTCACATTACAAAAGGAATGACATGGTTTGCGCTCTTGTATTCAATTTTCTTTGTAACAGTATTCGGTTTAGTCATGTGGTATGTTGGTGTGCAAAAAATTGGTGCGTCTCACACGATGGTGTATATGTATATGACGCCACTTGTTGCTGTTTTATTTGCGGCAGTGTGGGCGAAGGAATATATTTCATTACAGCAAATCATCGGAGGGATCATTATTTTCTTTGGTTTATGGCTTGTAAAATCTGAAAAAGCAGAGGATGTTTCTACTCTACAAGAACCTATATCAAAATAG
- a CDS encoding alpha/beta fold hydrolase: MFVTVEKDVHIFVEDINPGPGSKPVFFVHGWPLNHQMYQYQFNILPQHGFRCIAMDIRGNGQSDKPWTGYTYDRLADDIAIVLDALQIEKATLLGFSVGGALSLRYMSRYNGRRISKLVLVDAVSPSFVKNEASPYGVPKEQADALMNQMSMNLPKFLSDVSLSFFNRNLGAATLEWFSYLGMQSASYALIKILQAAANEDVTKDLSKINVPTKIFHGIHDQLIPYKSAELSQKQIKGSSLYPLTNSGHGSPIEQADELNKELIKFLNS; the protein is encoded by the coding sequence ATGTTTGTTACGGTTGAGAAAGATGTACACATTTTTGTCGAGGACATTAATCCAGGTCCTGGAAGTAAACCTGTCTTCTTTGTTCATGGCTGGCCTTTAAATCATCAAATGTACCAATATCAGTTTAATATCTTACCACAACACGGTTTCCGCTGCATCGCCATGGATATACGAGGAAACGGGCAGTCAGATAAACCTTGGACCGGTTACACATATGATCGATTAGCTGATGATATTGCAATTGTCTTAGACGCTCTTCAAATAGAAAAAGCTACTTTACTCGGCTTTTCTGTCGGCGGTGCTCTCTCTCTTCGTTACATGTCAAGATATAACGGACGCCGCATTTCTAAACTAGTATTAGTAGATGCTGTCTCTCCTTCTTTCGTAAAAAATGAAGCATCCCCTTACGGCGTACCGAAAGAACAAGCGGATGCCCTCATGAATCAAATGTCCATGAATTTACCTAAATTCCTTAGTGATGTATCCTTATCATTTTTTAATAGAAACTTAGGAGCGGCTACATTAGAATGGTTTTCTTACCTCGGTATGCAGTCTGCTTCATACGCTCTTATTAAAATATTACAGGCAGCAGCAAACGAGGACGTAACGAAAGATTTAAGTAAAATTAACGTTCCAACAAAAATATTCCATGGTATTCACGACCAGCTCATCCCTTACAAAAGCGCTGAACTCTCACAAAAACAAATTAAAGGTTCTAGTCTATATCCCCTTACAAATAGCGGACATGGATCCCCAATTGAACAAGCAGATGAGCTAAATAAAGAACTGATAAAATTTTTAAATTCATAA